DNA from Peromyscus eremicus unplaced genomic scaffold, PerEre_H2_v1 PerEre#2#chr22_unloc_1, whole genome shotgun sequence:
tgtttctgtgacaaaCACCTGACAAAggtaacttaaggaaggaaagatttgtttccatcatggctgggaagtCACAGTGGCACAGGCATCTGAGGTGGTTGTTCATGTTGCACTTATAATGCTTAGGAATCAGATAGATGAATTGCTTGTGTTCAAtttgctttttcctttaaaaattattagtgtgtatgtgtgtgtttgtgcacactcCTGTGTGTATCCCATGATGTGTGTGTCCAAAGGACAACCTGAAGGAGtcgattctcttcttccacaatgtgggtcccagggattgagctcaggtcatcagatttatcagcaagcacctttatccattGAACCATCTTGTGTCCCTGCTTcctcttttttattcagtctaggaccccAACCCATGGAATGGTATCATCCATGTTTGGGATGGGTCGTCCCACTTCTGTTAATCTAATTTAGAAAATCtgtcacagacatgcccagagatttgtctctAAGGTGATTATTCTACATGGTGTCAGGTTGGCAATATAAACCCTCAGAAAGACCACCAAGAGTGGATAGTTACTTAGGAATATCATGATAGTATTTCATTAAAAGAAGAGAACATTAGGCAGGCAGGTGGACAGGATGCTCACTCTAGGCTAAAAAGCCCATAGTAGCTCTGGGGAAGGGACACATGGGCCTACCAATGGGAGTTTGAAAAAGCTACCTCAGGAGAGGACATCTATAGCTGGGCTACTGAAGGATGACTAGGAGTTTACCAAACAGCAACCTGGGAGTGACAGTGAGCTTATATTCTAGCAAACAGTGATGCCAGTATAAGCAAGAAGCCCTACCATCATTTACAAGTCTTATCTCTGTATCCTTCCAGTGACTGTCCCTTCTGCCGAATCTGTCACGAGGGAGCAAATGGGGAGAACTTGCTGTCCCCGTGTGGCTGCACCGGCACGCTAGGAGCTGTGCACAAGAGctgcctggagaaatggctgtcTTCCTCCAATACCAGCTACTGCGAGCTGTGCCACACTGAGTTTGCAGTTGAAAAGCGGCCCCGACCCCTCACAGAGGTATGTTCTTTGGGGGGAAGACTGGACATccagaagggaggaagggcagTTTGGGGACAGAGGTAGTAGCTGTTCAGGTTAGCTGGGGAAGCTGATTATGTCCCTGCCAGTACTGGGAGGGATCTGCTAATGTGTGGGAACCTGACTGACCAGAGGCTGTGTAGGTCTGCAAACCTCTGCCCGCCATGCtcgctttctgtctctgtctctgtctctgtctctgtctctctctctgtctctctctctctgtcctctctgatggttgttttgctttgtttttgaagcagagtctcaggtgccctaggctgtcctcaaagtaGCTtttagctgaagatgactttccAACTCCTGGTCATTCagcctctacttccccagtgctgggattataggcaagcaGTATCCACctctggtttatgcagtgctagcAATGGAACCCagtgcttcatgcatgctaggctagccctctaccaactgagccacaaacCCAGCCTCAGCCAGCCTCTCCCCTTTTAATATTGCTTGAATTTGCTACtatcctgcctctgtttcctgagtattgagattataagcatgtacctCTAGGCAGGgctgttttttgcttgtttgaaaTAGAGTGTAATTTTAGCTTAGGGAGGCCTGAaagggcaatcctcctgcttcggcCTTTTGACTGCCAGTATGACAAGGTATGAACCCTAGGGCTACTGTTgttagttcttttcttttttatttttttgagatacagtctcaggtagcccaggctggcctatagCTTGCTGTATAAcaaactggccttaaactcctgatcctcttgcctccacctcccatatCCTGGGATTAACAGGTGAACAACCACACCCAGGTTTTTTATTTGctcgtatttatttatttatttgtttgtttgtttgtttaaaggcAAGTTtcattatgtaaccctggctagcctagaacttgctatgtagaccaggctggccttgaaccatcTGTTATCCTCTTGATTCAGCCACCATACAGTTGTTGGgggcagtttttgtttttgtttttttttttttggtttttcgagacagggtttctctgtgtagctttgcgcctttcctggaactcacttggtagcccaggctggcctcgaactcacagagatccgcctggctctgcctcccaagtgctgggattaaaggcgtgcgccaccaccgcccggcttgggggcagtttttgaggcagagtgtaTCTAAGTAGCCCTAGAACTGACCTAAAAGtctctatgaagaccaggctgatctcacagagatctgacttctGTGGCTTCCCAAGGACTGGAATTAAAGGTCTGTACCACCATACCatgctattattttctttttgtttgtttgtttttttgagactgggtctctgtatatccctggctgtcctggaactcactttagaccaggctggcctcgaactcagagatccacctgcctctgccttctaagtgctggaattaaaagcatgagccaccaccacccagcttattcttttttttttttttttttttttctttcgagacagggtttctctgtatagctttgtgcctttcctggaactcactttggagaccaggctggccttgaattcacagagatccgcctgcctctgcctccagagtgctgggattaaaggcgtgcgccaccaccgcccagcttattcttaaaaatatgttttatatattttatttgcattggtgttgcCATAGGTGtagagtcccctggaactggagttacagaccattgtgagctgccatgtgggtgctgggaattaagcctgggtcctctgtaagagcagtcagtgctcttaaccactaagtcatctctccagccccttaaaaatatttttaaaattaattacatgtgtagaggtcagaggacaacatgcacAAGTTAGTTATCTTGTTTATCCATGTGGGACCTGGGATAGAACTCaatttgtcaggcttggcaagtgcctttacctactgagtcatctcaccagccctttatctatctatctatctgcctgtctatcATCTAccaaccatctatctatctgtcatctatctatcaatcatctacctatctacctacctacctacctatctacctacctattatAGCCCCAGCTGGGCCAAAACTTAGAATCCTCCTATTTCAGCCTCTTCTAggtttgggattacaggcatgtgctaccaagcTCAGATCATCAAGTATTTCTTTGAACACCTCTGGTGTGCCCAATATTTTGTCAGGTACTGGACCTGCCAGGTCACCAACCCGCAGTTGATAATGTCCACATAATCTCCAAATAGGCCAGTTGGTGGGAACAGTTACAGTGTCttagttcctgtcctgtttgctgtgatgaaataccctgacaaaagcaacttaaatagGTCACACTCTATCACTGCAGTGAAGTCTATTGGTAGGAATCTCTATCTTAAACAAGTTAGCTGGTGACATGGTATCATAGTCCAGAAGTGGAGAACAAGCAACACCAGTACGCATGGCTCTCCTTTCACTGTCCAGGCCAGCCTATGAGATGGTGCCGAACTCACAGTGAAATTAAGAACATTCTCACAGGCAAGTCCATAGGCCACCCTGATCTGCACAATCCTTCCTTGAGACTCTCATCCCAGGATTCCAAATTCTGTCAAATTGACCATTAACACAAAACATCAGAGAGGGAAATGTTGGGATGGTGCAACGAAACACTTGGGGGCCAAGAGTGGTCCTAGGAACTGGAAGATAGCTCACTGTATAAAGTGCTTCCCATACAAGCACacaggcctgagttcaaatccccagaactggcataaagccaggtgtagtagcttatttctgtaatcccagtgttcctaAGGCAAGTTGGGCGGTAGATACAGAATCCCTGgaaacttgctggccagccagcctggtttacacaagAGGAAAACATCAGGGAGACCATATCTCAAACATGCATTCCTGTACTCATAcaccaacacacaaacacacacaaagactgaGAGTTGTGTGGGTGAGGGAGAGGCCTTGGCTGGAGGTGAATCCCCAAATTGAGACCTGAGGGATTAAAACAGGAATTTAGAGAGCCTAGGGAGAAGACAGTCCTGGCAGAGAACATAGCAAGTGCAAAGGCTCTGAGGCCAGGAGGAGTAGGCCAAGCTAAAAGGGGTGGGGTTGTAGCTCATGGTGTAATGCTTACTtagcatatatgagaccctgagttcaagcTGTAGAATCCAAtaagaatcccagcacttgagaggtaggtAGAGGCAAGGGGATTAGAGGTGGAAGGTAATCCTTGACTGCATAGGGAGTTTGaatccaacctgggctacatgagacctgttgTATAACACTATTCTTGGGGATATGTGGACAGACATCCGAGATGttttgtttgagaaaaaaaatccaagaaggctcagtggttaaagtgcttgccatgtaagcatgaggatcaggagttccgaCCCCCTAGAATGTATGTAAATGTCAGGTGGGTGTGGTAGCTGCTTATACTTATAGCctcaggaagcagacacaggGGATCCTCAGAGCAAGCTGGTTAGCAAGACAGGCTATATCCATGAGCTTTGAGTTTGattgagagagcctgcctcaatgaataaggtggaggACAGCTTGAGGATAATTCTTGATATCAACCTCCACATGCTATGTGTGCCCACACACGcatatgcgcgcgcacacacacacacacacacacattgcaccccaatatgtatgcacacatgcacacacatgtatatactcacacaaaatgaaaaaaaagtaggGAGGAAAAGAGTGGCTTCAAGAGAGATGGCAGTGATGACACCTGGCTTTGTGTGTCACACAGACACTTGGACTTTGTCCTGAGCATGACAGTTAGGATTGTAATTGGATGTCCCCAGGTACTTGCTGTTTTATTGATGCCACCCTGGCGTACGATGGCTGAGAACTCCAGAGTAGATGTCACTGAGCTGAAGTGTGAGGAGCAGTGTCCGTCCTGAGACCAGAAAGTACTGCCCAGATCAGTCAAGGACACTATAGGTCACTTGGGAGACCTAAGTAAAGCCTCCAACCCACCTGGGAGCTGAGTACAAaggagacagtgagagagagGGACCAGTCTCTACATACACCGTTTCCTACCCTTGATTCAGTTCAATGTATCAGTTTAAAAGGCCCTATCATAGGGCCTTTGTGTCTGATGCTCATGTAGTCTGCAGTTCTGTCTCCCTTCCCACCCCTTCTGTCCATTCTGCAAGGCCTTTAGCTAGCTCCCTGGCCATCttccccatttttaaaaattaatttttaaaaattacttcactctgtgtgtgttgcagggggtcatgcacacatgtatggcACAGTACACATATGAAGGATGACTTtcagggagttggttctctccttctacctttgtgtgggttctgaggattgaacagGTCATCAACCTTGTGTgtcaagtgctttacccaccaagccctCTTGCTGGCCCCCCAACGTTCCCTGTTTCATATGTCCCTCACAGGAGAACAAGGACCCTTTCTGCTGctttccttgaatttttttttatgagccATATTTGTTTCTCTTGGCCCAACATCTTTGGGGGGGCTGTATGATATAGTGACAAAGGGTACTTGGGCATCCAAGCAGCATTAGGTAGGTtctagtcctggctggctttgtGGGCTACAGGATGAATAAACCTTATCCAAAATGTTtgggctggttgtggtggcacacacaggtAGATAtgccaaagagtcagagacagaaagataacAGAGTCAAGCCAACCTGCGTAACACCAAGGCCTGGGGTGTGTGGTTCATCTGGTAGGTAACCtaacatacatgaagccctggatctGAGCCTCATCACTTCATAAAAACCTGTATGGTgccacatacctataatcctagaactggggaggtggtggcatgggggtcagaagttcaagaccagctttgtCTATATAGTGTTGAGTTTATCCAGCCTAGTTTACATGAtatcctgtcttttaaaaaaaaaaaaaaaaaaaaaaaaaaaaaagcttgggcCTAGAGTGGTTTTGAGAGTTTGGGAGTTTGGGATTTTGGAGTGTTTTCATGGGTAATATGAGATATTTTGGGATCCAAATTGAAAGGAAATCCACTCATAtttcataaatatacatatatgtatactctCATCCTGAAAGTAAGTTTATacaatattttactttaattgcTTGTTTTCTTGTATTGCTGAGGTTGGAACCAAGGGCCTTGCTCACACTAGGCAAATACTCCCCCACTGTGCTACATCCTTAGCCCATAGTGTCATTGAGTCAACATATGTAGTGTtagttatttctctttctctcccatttctctcttttggagagagatggctcagtagtaaggTCACTTATTGTTCTTTTGGAGGActgaagttcaattcccagcacccacatcaggctgttcacaagcacttgtaactctagctccaggggatttgactgGGCTTCATAGCccccacatacatgtgtacacacacacacacacatatgtgtacatatgttaaaaaaattatttatttatttatttatttatttatttatttatttatttatttattttggttttttgagacagggtttctctgtgtagctctggctgtcctggaactcatgatgtagaccaggctggcctcgaactcagagattggcctgcctccgtctcctgagtgttgggattaaaggcgtgcaccactactaccCAGCATATCTAttagtcttagtttcttttctatttctgtgataagacacatgaccaaggcaacttatagaaggaagagtttattgggggcttacagtttcagagagtgagtccatgatcatcatggcagagagcgtggcagcatgcaggtagggATGGTTCAGTATCTAAGAGCTTACATTTTACCTGCAagtaggagacagagagggactAACCAGGAATaatatgggcttttgaaatcctGCCCCAGTGACGTATCTCCTCCAACTAGGCCAGACCTCCTAATTCCCTaatagttccaccagctggggaccaaatatatgagcatacatgagccattttcattcaaaccaccactctatatgtctgtctgtttattgaggaagggtctcacatagcctagGAGGACCTCAGACTTGcagaggttgaccttgaacttatgatccttctCCCTACATTgctcaaatgttgggattacaggtgtgtactattACACCTCCACcccctctgtttctttcttttctagggTGGTGGTAgcaattgaacctagggcctcactcATGCCAAGCAAGTGTTGTACCATTAAATTATATCCCcagatataatattttaaataattttgagcTGGACATTGTGGCACATTCTCAACACTtggaagcaggaaggtcagaagttcaaggcccacATGGGTTGCAGGAgatactgtctcagaaaacaataacaacccatcatggtggtggtgctggtgatggtggtgctAGTGatgatgtatatataaaacaagtTTCATGATGTAGAAATTTCTATTTGTGGTACCACAAtgacattttaaagatttgtttttaagctaggcatagtggtgcacacctttaatcccagcacttggggagacagaggcaaaaggacttctgtgagtttgaggccagccaggttttctacattgcaagttccaggacagccaggactacatagagagaccctgtctcaaaaagcaaacaaacaaaaaaaggatttttttttatttttttatttaggtgtatatctgtatgtgtgttcgcttgtgtgcaggtgcccacagaggccagtagaggacatgggattcccctggaactagaattatataGGTGGTTGGTTGTAAACCTTTGACATGGATgatgggaacagaactctggtcctttggaagagtagcaagtgctcttaacttcgaGCCTTGCTTTCCAGTTGCCCTCTTCTACTCACCCATCATCCTGGTGTTTTATAAGTTTCAGATTCTAGAACATTTTGGATGGTAGAATTTTAGAATAGGATAGTCAGTCTGCTCTAGTTATGTGAATTTGCATGAATACATTAAACTCCTCTGTTGGCTCCATTTGCCCATCAGTAAAATGGATGCAAGCACTCAGCAGACTCCAtatgattaattattaattaaataataataacactaaagtattactattattaaaaaataaggagATCCAGGCCTACAGCCCGCCCTCATCCCATTCCTTCTGCAGCACCCTTCTACAtaaccccacccctcatctgctcCCCTGTAGTGGCTGAAGGACCCAGGGCCTCGCACTGAGAAGCGGACGCTGTGCTGTGACATGGTGTGCTTCGTGTTCATCACACCACTGGCTGCCATCTCAGGTTGGCTGTGCCTTCGAGGGGCCCAGGACCACCTCCGTCTGCATAGCCGGCTGGAGGCTGTGGGGCTTATTGCCCTCACCATCGCCCTCTTCACTATCTATGTGCTCTGGACACTGGTGAGTGGGTGCAGCCCAGGTAGGTGGGCTCAGCTGGGATGCCCAGGCTGTGTGTGAATGTTGCTACTGCTGGAAGTGGTCACCTCAGCTCACTCTTGCTGTTGCTTCAGGTTGACAGTGTAACACAGGTCCAGGGACACCCCCAGCCAACAGTGAGCCTTTTGTTCCGAGGGCACTAGGGCAGCTAATCATGATGGGTCAGGTGAGAAGAAGTGGGGACAGAACAGCAAAAGTCTGAAGCAAGAAAGAGATTGGGAGAGAGTGAGGTCGAGCAGATACGTACTAAGAAACAGAGGACAAGTGAGACATCTCAGCAGTAAAGGAACTGGCCCTGAACCCGTGTGGTAGAAGGTGAGGACTGACTTCAGCTTGCCCTCTGTCCTAACATAGGATGCCCCcagaaataactaaataaatgtaacaaagaaTATGGATTAAAAATCTTCCAAAAAAATAGGAGCCCCACTTCTCCCTGCTGAATTGTTGGCTACTGATAGACTCTGGAGAAGGGGGAGacattgtcttcagttgtgtgcCCACAGCTGAGCCCATGAGGCTCTGCTGTATACCCAAACCCATGGCCACACAGATGGCCCTGCCTTACCTCAGTGtgtcacagagaaaaacaaaaagacctgAATGTGGGGAAAGGCTCTGTAGGGAGGAGGGGTTTGATGGGTTGCAGGGAAATGAAAGTGGGATGAGTAATCGGAATGCACTGTAGACATATATGGAACTGTGAAAGAGGAGATGTAGTTAATAAAAAAGTTAAtaaggaaagaaggggagaggggaggggggaatatgtcctggatgtagctcagttggtggtgTGCTTATCCAGTTTTGAATCCCAGTGCCATTCTCTCTGGTTTCCAGCTTTGAGAAGGTCAAGTCAGGAGGATTAGACACTCAGGGTTATcctttgctacatagtgagaccatggctagcctgggatatatgagactcagtctcaaaaagaaagagaaggaaaggagggaaagaagaagggaaggaggaagagaggaaggaaggagggagggaggaagaaggaacagagagagggagagaagaggaaggaaggagggagggagggaggaaaggagagaaagaagttgagggccagtgagatggctcagcagataaaaacacttgcctgatgacctgatttgatccctgggaccacatagggggagagaacagacttccacaagttgtcctctgacttccatatgtacaccccactccacccccacacaATCAATAGatgaaaaatgcagaaaaaaaattaaatcagggctagagagattgctcagtggtacATGTGCAAGGCCTAGGTTAAATCTCTGGTACCACAAACGAACAAATAAGAcaaaagccagctgtggtgatTTACATTGCCTGTAATCGCagtactcaggagtctgaggcggGAGGATGACTAACAAATTTAAGGCTTGTTTGGGCTATacaatgaaactctgtctcaaaataagtaaatagacagacagatagataaataaataaggacaggcatggtggtgcacacctttaatcccagcattcaagaggcagagactggtagatctctgtgagctcaatgcCTGACTGGTCTATATataaagttccagaacagccagggtcacatagagagaccctcaaaaagaaaaaaaaaatgaagggagaGATATTAAGAACTTAGCTGGGAGCTGACAGTGATAGAACATGATTCTTCCAGGAGCTCAGGGCCAGTCTGAGCAACATGGGGTAGTTCCATCTAAAGAATAGAGAGTAGAGAATGAGGGATTGAAGCCAAAATACAGGACTGAGGAGTAGCtgagttggtacagtgcttgcctaacatgcacggAGCTTTGGGTTCTAGTTCCTAGCACTACATACACCAGGTGTGTTTACAAACACCTGAGTtggaggtaggagaatcagagttggaggccaacctggactactaCATGAGACTAttactcaacaaaacaaaacagggctggcaagatggctcagtgggtaaaagtgcttgctgggcaagcctggcaacctgagtgtgatccctagaacccacataggtagaaggagaaaactgactccacaaagttgtcctctggctttcacaccAAGGCCCTCcaacaagaataataaataattttttttaaaagttttaagacAAATAAGCCAGGAAAGATTGTATGAGACATATTGATTGAAAAATTGAGGGGTTGGAGGTGTGGCCCCATGGTAGGGCACTTTCCTGGCATGTATCAGGCTCTGGATTCCTTCCCTAGCAcaggaaataaacagaaaatgagtTTGGAATGGGTACCCTATAAAATGTACTGGTTTCAATGTGTCAgtgagaaaaattaatttaaactaaAAAATAGTTGTGAGTTGGTGGTTTGGTGGGTGAAGGCAATTGCCTTCAAGGCTGACAAACTGAATTCaacctccaggacccacatggtggagaagGAGAGCTGATTTCTACAGGTtatcctctgatgtccacacatgtgcatgagtggatgcacacacacacacacacacacacacacacacacacacacacacacaatataaaatgTAGTAAGAATATACCTGAAAAGTAgttagaaggaagaagagaagagaatggaaaTGGGGAGAACACTGAGACTATTgctgagacagaaagtgataagATAAAGTAGGAGTGCCACTAAAGCAAACAGTGACATCTTTGCTCAGAGAGGAAGTCCTTGCACTTTCCAGTTGTCCAGCTATGGGCCATTCCTCATATCAAGAAGTCGTTTCCAGATCAGTGGTAGAGTTCATGTTTAGCA
Protein-coding regions in this window:
- the Marchf2 gene encoding E3 ubiquitin-protein ligase MARCHF2 isoform X6; its protein translation is MRKAPGIQLLGPWASGPEDRRLLVAMTTGDCCHLPGSLCDCSGSPAFSKVVEATGLGPPQYVAQVTSRDGRLLSTVIRALDTPSDCPFCRICHEGANGENLLSPCGCTGTLGAVHKSCLEKWLSSSNTSYCELCHTEFAVEKRPRPLTEWLKDPGPRTEKRTLCCDMVCFVFITPLAAISGWLCLRGAQDHLRLHSRLEAVGLIALTIALFTIYVLWTLDCPRRSLSDTTASCTQNGGRQIRKSA
- the Marchf2 gene encoding E3 ubiquitin-protein ligase MARCHF2 isoform X3 is translated as MRKAPGIQLLGPWASGPEDRRLLVAMTTGDCCHLPGSLCDCSGSPAFSKVVEATGLGPPQYVAQVTSRDGRLLSTVIRALDTPSDCPFCRICHEGANGENLLSPCGCTGTLGAVHKSCLEKWLSSSNTSYCELCHTEFAVEKRPRPLTEWLKDPGPRTEKRTLCCDMVCFVFITPLAAISGWLCLRGAQDHLRLHSRLEAVGLIALTIALFTIYVLWTLGTRAANHDGSGEKKWGQNSKSLKQERDWERVRSSRYVLRNRGQVRHLSSKGTGPEPVW
- the Marchf2 gene encoding E3 ubiquitin-protein ligase MARCHF2 isoform X5, with product MRKAPGIQLLGPWASGPEDRRLLVAMTTGDCCHLPGSLCDCSGSPAFSKVVEATGLGPPQYVAQVTSRDGRLLSTVIRALDTPSDCPFCRICHEGANGENLLSPCGCTGTLGAVHKSCLEKWLSSSNTSYCELCHTEFAVEKRPRPLTEWLKDPGPRTEKRTLCCDMVCFVFITPLAAISGWLCLRGAQDHLRLHSRLEAVGLIALTIALFTIYVLWTLGGGLSLPSHPLQDCPRRSLSDTTASCTQNGGRQIRKSA
- the Marchf2 gene encoding E3 ubiquitin-protein ligase MARCHF2 isoform X7; amino-acid sequence: MRKAPGIQLLGPWASGPEDRRLLVAMTTGDCCHLPGSLCDCSGSPAFSKVVEATGLGPPQYVAQVTSRDGRLLSTVIRALDTPSDCPFCRICHEGANGENLLSPCGCTGTLGAVHKSCLEKWLSSSNTSYCELCHTEFAVEKRPRPLTEWLKDPGPRTEKRTLCCDMVCFVFITPLAAISGWLCLRGAQDHLRLHSRLEAVGLIALTIALFTIYVLWTLVDSVTQVQGHPQPTVSLLFRGH